A window of the Haloarcula litorea genome harbors these coding sequences:
- a CDS encoding energy-coupling factor transporter transmembrane component T family protein, protein MLSYRPGDTLAHRLDPRSKLLVQFGLAVAVVGYSSWAGLAGATAVGLLAVGTARLSPLAVLRSYRVVLGVLALAPLVAGGALGPPWFRVEPAVRSARLSARVVPVLLVSAAYLTSTPVRETRAAVQRTVPGKPGQLLGVGMALVVRLFPVVLEDVREVRDAIRARGGERRPARTRARLLTVRSLARALDRSDRLAVALRARCFAWNPTLPPLSFARRDYPVLAVGVALTLSPLL, encoded by the coding sequence ATGCTGAGCTACCGGCCCGGCGACACGCTCGCCCACCGGCTGGACCCGCGCTCGAAGCTCCTGGTCCAGTTCGGGCTGGCCGTCGCCGTGGTCGGCTACTCCTCCTGGGCCGGGCTCGCCGGCGCGACGGCGGTCGGGCTGCTCGCGGTCGGGACGGCCCGGCTGTCGCCGCTCGCAGTCCTGCGATCGTACCGCGTGGTACTGGGCGTGCTCGCGCTCGCGCCGCTGGTGGCGGGGGGCGCGCTCGGCCCGCCGTGGTTCCGGGTCGAGCCCGCCGTCCGCTCGGCGCGGCTGTCGGCCCGTGTCGTCCCCGTCTTGCTCGTCAGCGCCGCCTACCTCACCAGCACGCCGGTCCGGGAGACGCGGGCGGCCGTCCAGCGGACGGTGCCGGGCAAGCCCGGGCAGCTGCTCGGGGTCGGGATGGCCCTGGTGGTCCGGCTGTTCCCGGTGGTCCTCGAGGACGTGCGGGAGGTCCGCGACGCGATCCGAGCCAGGGGCGGCGAGCGTCGCCCGGCCCGGACCCGGGCGCGGCTGCTCACGGTGCGGTCGCTGGCGCGGGCGCTCGACCGCTCGGACCGGCTCGCGGTCGCGCTCCGGGCGCGCTGTTTCGCGTGGAACCCGACGCTGCCCCCGCTGTCGTTCGCGCGTCGCGACTACCCGGTGCTGGCCGTCGGCGTCGCGCTGACGCTGTCGCCGCTGCTCTAG
- a CDS encoding energy-coupling factor ABC transporter ATP-binding protein encodes MIAAADLVFRYDGERVLDGLSLSLPDGEFCLLVGPNGSGKTTLVRQFNGLLTPDEGTVTVDGTDVSESPVAARTSVGMVFQHPRDQFVAETVGADVAFGPENLGLDRDEIDRRVEAALSAVGLDGRADERLTALSGGEQARAAIAGALAMEPDHLVLDEPLAGLDWPARQRVLAHLDDLHADGTGVVVVTHDLRDLHERADRVVGLRDGRVAVDGDPPAVLDDVAALGVRDPRC; translated from the coding sequence ATGATCGCCGCCGCGGACCTCGTCTTCCGCTACGACGGCGAGCGGGTCCTCGACGGGCTCTCGCTGTCGCTCCCCGACGGCGAGTTCTGCCTCCTGGTCGGCCCCAACGGCAGCGGCAAGACGACGCTCGTCCGGCAGTTCAACGGCCTGCTGACCCCCGACGAGGGGACCGTCACCGTCGACGGGACGGACGTCAGCGAGTCGCCGGTCGCCGCCCGGACCAGCGTCGGGATGGTGTTCCAGCACCCCCGCGACCAGTTCGTCGCCGAGACCGTCGGCGCGGACGTGGCCTTCGGCCCCGAGAACCTCGGGCTGGACCGTGACGAGATCGACCGCCGGGTCGAGGCGGCGCTGTCGGCGGTCGGGCTGGACGGCCGGGCGGACGAGCGGCTGACGGCCCTCTCGGGCGGCGAGCAGGCACGGGCGGCGATCGCCGGCGCGCTGGCGATGGAACCGGACCACCTGGTGCTGGACGAACCGCTGGCCGGCCTGGACTGGCCGGCCCGGCAGCGGGTCCTCGCACACCTCGACGACCTGCACGCCGACGGGACGGGCGTGGTCGTCGTCACCCACGACCTGCGGGACCTCCACGAGCGGGCCGACCGCGTCGTCGGCCTGCGAGACGGGCGGGTGGCGGTCGACGGCGACCCGCCGGCGGTGCTGGACGACGTGGCCGCCCTCGGCGTGCGGGACCCGCGATGCTGA